The genomic interval CCGGCCAGTTCAGCTTGGGCGTGTCTTATAGCGAAAGCGACGGTGTCGTGGGTACGGCTAGCGTGTCTATTCCGAACTGCTGTATGGGTGACGGCCAGGCCGCATCGTTCAGCGTGGAATACGGTGCCGACAAGAAGAGTGCTTCTATCAGCTTCCAGGAACCCTGGTTCATGGATAAGCCGATTACCTTGGGTGCAAGCCTTAGCTACTCCTGGTGGAACATGTCCAAGTATGACGACCCCGACATTACCCGTTACGGCGGTTCTGTCTACCTGGGTAAGCGCCTCAAGTGGCCCGATGACTATTTCTACGGCCAGATCGGTTACAGCTGGCTCATGAACAAGCAGGGCCCCAACATTGACGACAGCTACGTGGTTTACACCGGTGTGGAATCGGCCTTGAACTTCCGCCTGTTGCGTGACGACAAGAACCTGCCGCAGTTCCCGACCGAAGGTTCTCGCTATGTGCTCGATATCCAGTGGGCAGACGACGTGCTGTTCAGTGACTTCAACTTCGTGAAGACAGAACTTACGGTGAAGTGGTGGTTCCCGCTGTTCCGCGACCGCTTGGCCATTGCCCTTACGAACCAGTACGGTGTGATCTTTGGCGACCAGTTGCAGTATCGCACGCTTTACACTATGGGTGGCGTGATGGGCTACGAAGGCATGATGCGTGGTTACAGCTCGGGTTCTATCGGCTATCGCCGCTTGGGTCGTAGCTACCAGTACACGGGTGCTGAACTGCAGCTCGGTCTTGTACCGCAGACCTTCTACCTGTTGCCGTTCTTCTTCGATGCCGGTAACGTGTTCGGTGAACGCTACAACCCGCGTACCAAGGTGCCCGAACCCTCCAGGAACCCGCTCAACGAATGGGATCCGACGAGCCTCAAGAAAGATATCGGTTTCGGTTTCCGCGTGATTGTTCCGATGCTCGGTATTATCGGCTTCGACTTTGCTTGGCCGCTTGATGTGGGCGAAACCTATAGCGGTACTCAGCGCACCGAAGTGGGCGACATGCAGTTCAACTTTGTCATCGGCCAAGGATTCTAAGGAGGCATTATGCTTAAGCGTCTGCTGATTGTTTTGGTTCTCGCGTTTGCGACCGTCTCGTTTGCCGAAGACGGGCTCCGCATTGCGCATGTGGATTCCAAGCTGATCTTTGACGGCTACAAGGGCACCAAGCGCGCCCAGGAAGAATACGACCGTCAGGTGGCTAAGTGGGAACAGCAGGGCAACTTGCTGCAGAAGGAACTTGCCGCCATCAAGGAAAAGCTCGACAAGCAGGTGCTGATGCTCAGCGACGAAAAGAAGCGTGAGCTCGAAGCCGAATACAACAAGAAGGACATGGAACTCAAGAACTTTATTGACCGCGTGTATGGCCGTAAGGGTGAACTGATTTCTGAAAACGAAAAGGTGAGTGGCCCGATCATTCAGTTGATTCGTAAGGCCATTAACGAAATTGCCCTGCAAGAAGGCTACGATATGGTGGTCGACCGTGCAACGGGCGCCGTAGTGTTCTGGAAAAAAGAAAACGACCTGACCCAGAAAGTGCTTGACTACCTGAACAACAGATAATTTCCGAAAAGTCCGAAAAAATTTAAAACCTCGCGATGAGCGAGGTTTTCTTTTGTGAAATATTTTCAGGAATGTTCATCTCACATTTCACATTACTAATTAGTACGCGCCTTCGCCCTTGAACACGACCTTGAAGGTCTTTAAGATGAGCGAGACGTCGTCGCTCAGTTTGCCGTTGCGCTTGATGTAGTCGTTGTCCAAACGCATCTGACCTTCGAAGCTGATGTTGCTGCGGCCGCTGACCTGCCAAATGCAGGTGAGACCTGGCGTTACGGAAAGACGCATGCGGTGCCAGGGCTCGTATTCCGCCACTTCGGACGGAATCGGCGGACGCGGGCCCACAATAGACATGTCGCCCTTGATGATATTGAAAAACTGCGGGAGTTCGTCGAGGCTGAACTTGCGGAGCACGTGACCGAACGGATAGATGCGCGGGTCGTTCTTCATCTTGAACGTCTTGCCGCCCGTTTCGTTCTGGGCCATCAATTCCTTTTTGCGTTCTTCGGCGTCCACGTACATGCTGCGGAACTTGTACATGGTGAACAGCTTGCCGTTCTTGCCTACGCGGGTCTGCTTGAAGATGACAGGACCCTTCGGGTCGCTAATCTTGACCGCGGCGGCGCAGAACAGGAGCAGCGGGGAACAGAGTACGATTGCAATGCTGGTGCAAGTCACGTCGACAATGCGCTTGACCATGTGGCGGTAGCGAATGGTGTGCGGGTGTTCCCAAATGTGGTCGAGGTTCAAGCGGCTAAGCGAGAAGAAACGGCCGTTGGCGCTGTTGAAATCCTTGATTTTGTCAGCCAGCTCCAGGTTGTCTTTTTCCTGGTAGCCCGTGTAAAGGTAGGCTTCGAAAATCGGGCGCTTCGGGTTGATGCGGAGCGTCTGGATAAGGCCTGCGTCGTTCAACTTGTGCAAGATTTCTTTGCGAATAGATTCCAACACCGAGAGGTCGGAATTCAGCAAGATAATGCCGAGACCGCTACCATCGGAAAGGTAGCCCAAAACATCGATAAAGCGCAAGTGCGAAAACATGGTCAAAATGCTGATTCGCCAGGTGTTTTCGACGGTCTTGTTCGGGCTGCCCCAACCAAAGAAGTCGTACTGGTGCGAATACATCTTGATGTACAGGAACGGCTTGCGTGTGCGGTTCGCACGCATAAATTCTTCGTTCAAACGCGTTCTAAAGAGCTTTGCCGGGTAGACAATGTTCTTTAGCTTTTGCTCGTCGAGAATAGAGCCAATTGCCGGGTTAACGGATTCCTGTTCCATGTCGCTAAATATAGTTACTTGTAACTGCTTAGGCAAAGTTGAACTTTCAATTATTGTATCTTTCTATTGTTAATCGTATAAGAAGGAATTATTATGAAACACGTCCTTTCGGCAACTGTTGGGGTCCTGTTTGCAGCCCTGTCTGCAAGTGCGGCAACTATCTTTCCCAAAACCCCGACTTTATCAGGGGGGTGTTACGAAATTTCGGATGCGCGAGAGCTTTATGGCTTTGCTGCAATCGTGAACGGAACTGATGGCAATGTCAAGAACAAGTCTGCTTGTGGCAAGCTTACAAAGGATATCGTTGTCAACGATATAGAAGACGTTTACGATATAGATATTAATGATGTCGATGCTGTAGTTCAGTGGAACCCGTTAGACACCTTTGCGGGAACGTTCGACGGGAACGGGCACACCATTTCGGGGCTTGTTCGGAACGTGGCTCAAGAAACCGATCCTCAGGATGTGGGCTTTATTCGCGTGCTGGTTGCCAACCCCGAAACCCCGACGGTCGTCAAGAATTTGGGACTTGTAAAATCAATGTTCTATGCAAAAAATTCGGATGTTGCCATGGGGATTTTTGCAGTTCGCGTTGTTGATTCCGATTTAGAAGATGGAGCGGATTCCTATGCTCAGATAGTCAATTGCTTTAACCAGTCTGTGGCTTACTTTGAAAAAAATGGTGAACGTTCTTACTTGGTGCGCTATGCCGATAGACATGTTATACTGACTATAGAGAATAGCTATAATGTGGGGGAAGGGCAACTGTTTGGCAGTAGTTCGGATACTGTCATTGTCAAGAATTCTTATCAGTTGGATAATAAAGAGTCAATGGACTCAGATGGTGTTAAGCATGCGACCGAGAAACAGTTCAAAAGTGGCGTTGTGGCGTATGTTTTGCACGAAGCGGATCCTGTTTGGGGACAGGACGTGGGGACTGATGT from Fibrobacter sp. UWB5 carries:
- a CDS encoding OmpH family outer membrane protein encodes the protein MLKRLLIVLVLAFATVSFAEDGLRIAHVDSKLIFDGYKGTKRAQEEYDRQVAKWEQQGNLLQKELAAIKEKLDKQVLMLSDEKKRELEAEYNKKDMELKNFIDRVYGRKGELISENEKVSGPIIQLIRKAINEIALQEGYDMVVDRATGAVVFWKKENDLTQKVLDYLNNR
- a CDS encoding sugar transferase, translated to MEQESVNPAIGSILDEQKLKNIVYPAKLFRTRLNEEFMRANRTRKPFLYIKMYSHQYDFFGWGSPNKTVENTWRISILTMFSHLRFIDVLGYLSDGSGLGIILLNSDLSVLESIRKEILHKLNDAGLIQTLRINPKRPIFEAYLYTGYQEKDNLELADKIKDFNSANGRFFSLSRLNLDHIWEHPHTIRYRHMVKRIVDVTCTSIAIVLCSPLLLFCAAAVKISDPKGPVIFKQTRVGKNGKLFTMYKFRSMYVDAEERKKELMAQNETGGKTFKMKNDPRIYPFGHVLRKFSLDELPQFFNIIKGDMSIVGPRPPIPSEVAEYEPWHRMRLSVTPGLTCIWQVSGRSNISFEGQMRLDNDYIKRNGKLSDDVSLILKTFKVVFKGEGAY